A window of Desulfuromonas soudanensis genomic DNA:
ATCGAGGATTTCGTCGACATCTACGCCGTCGCCTTCCCGGTGGTTTCCGACCGCAGTTTTGCCCTCCATAGGGCTCTGCGCGCCGGTCCGACCCCCTTCTCCCTTTACGTCCTGCGCGATGCCCCGGGGGAGGTCGGGGTGGTGGCGGGTACAGCCCTTGGCGAAGACGAGGGCATGGAAGCGCTCTTCGACTTTCTCAAGGAGATGCTGACGATGAAAACGGCGGACCTTATCCCTCTGGCCGAAGGGAGTACGGAGGCCGTGGCGTCCCTCGAACCGCCGCAGACGGAAGGGGAGGTCGCCGCCCGGATCGAGGGAGCCCTGGCGTCCCTGGGAGATAAGGTCAAGGGGGTTCGCCGGGTCTCCCTTCCCAGCGGCCGAAGGGTCTATGCCGCCCGGGTCCGGCGCTCCGGCGAGTGGGAGACGATTTTCGCCGAGGTTACCAGCCGTTCGGCGATCTGCGACGTCTGCCACAACGTCCACTTCTTCTACCTCTTCGACAGCAAGGGGAAGATCCTTGCCTTCGAACCGCTGCACCTCACCAAATACGGCAACGCCGAATGGAACAAGGGGGAGGTGGATCATTTTGCCAAAAGAGTGGTCGGCCGGTCGATGACCGGCCTGTGGAATTTCGATCCGAAGGTCGATGCGGTAACGAGCGCCACCATGACCTCTGCGATCATCTTCGACAACTTCGATCAGGGGCGGCAGCTCCTCGATGAATTGAAGGCTGCCGGAGAGCTGTAAGGGACGGGCGCCCCTTTTCCTCCTTGTCCTCCAGCGCCGCACAGGCTATCCTTTCCGGTCGTATACGCTTTTTCCGGAAAACTTTTTCGGGATATCCCTCTCAACGGCCAGCAGGCTGCCCGGGGTGGATGTCGCAGGAGCATCTGATTCATGGCCCGAAAAATTTTCATCTCCGCCACCGGTCAGGACTGCGGCAAAACGACGACCAGCCTCTCCCTTCTCTACCAGGCGCGGAAGAAATACAGCCGCATCGGCTTCATCAAGCCGATCGGCCCCAAGCCGATCGACTTCCTCGGCCGCCGTATCGACACCGACCCGGCGATGATCGCCAAGGTTTTCGGTCTCGAACATCTCATCGACTTCATGTGTCCGGTGGTGGTGGAGCCGGGGATGACCCACCGGATGATCGAGGGGAAGATCTCCGTCGTCGAGCTCGAAGGGCGCATCCTGCAAGCGGTGGAGCGCCTCGAGCAGGAGTGCGACTTTCTCGTCATCGAGGGGGCGGGGCACAGCGGCGTCGGCTCGGTTCTCGGCCTCAGCAACGCCCGGGTGGCGGCCCTCCTCGGAGCGCCGGTGCTGATGGTGACCGGCGGCGGTCTCGGGAGCGTGATCGACTCGGTCTGCATGAACCTGGCCCTCTACCGGGAGTGCGGGTCCGAGGTGCGGCTGCTGGTGGCCAACAAGCTGATTCCCGAGAAGCGCGACAAGACCATGCACCATTTGCGTCTTGCCTTCAAGGATGCCGGCCTCGGCGTGATCGGCGGCTTCAACTACCAGCCGGTGCTGGCCAATCCGACCCTCAAGCGGATCGCTCACGTCCTCGGGATCCCGGTCAACGGCAACGCCGCCGATCTGATGCGCATCGTCCACCATGTCCAGATCGGCGCCGCCTCCACCCAGCGGGTGGTGGATATGCTCGAAGAGGACACGCTCCTCATCGTCACCAGTTCCCGGGACGAGCTGCTGGTGACCCTCTCCAACCTCTACGCCCACCCCGAATACCGGGCGCAGATTGCCGGCCTGGTGATTCCTGGGGTGGTGCCGATTTCGAAAATAACCCAGCAGATTCTCGACAGCAGCGGTCTCCCCTATCTGCGCACCACCATGCGCACCGACAGCGTCTTTCTCGCCATTCACGAGGACGTCTCGAAGCTCACCCCGGAGGATGCCGAGAAGATCGTCCTGATCCACAAACTGGCGGAGAAACGTTTCGACTTCGACTACATCGACCGGCTCTTTTCCGAATGACCGCGTCGCAACCGCAGGGATTTTTCCAGCCATGAGCGAAAAGCACGACATCCGTCCGGGGCAGTCGATCGAGCTCCTCAAGGAGCTGCACATCCTCACCCGCGACGGCCAGCTCAACCAGGACAGCCGCCGCAAGCTCAAGCAGGTCAATCACCTCTACCAGTTCATCGAGCCGCTCCTGCAGGAGGTGCTGCAGGAGCGTTCCGCCATCCGCCTCGTCGACCACGGCGCGGGGAAGTCCTATCTCGGCTTCATCCTCTACGACCTCTTCTTCAAGACGCGGTCGGACGAGAGCCGGATCTACGGCATCGAGACCCGTGACGAACTGGTGCAAAAATCCCGGGAGCTCTCGGCGCGCCTGAACTTCCCCGGGATGTCCTTCTACAACCTCTCGGTGGCCGAGGCGACGGAATCGGTGTCCCTGCCGGAGACCGTCGACGTCGTCACCGCTCTCCACGCCTGCGATACCGCCACCGACGACGCCATCGCCTTTGGTTTGAAAAAAAAGGCTCAATTCCTCGTCCTGGTCCCCTGCTGCCAGGCCGAGGTGGCCACGGCCCTGCGCCGGACCAAGGCCGCCGCCCTGGCCCGGGGACCCCTGGCGGAGATCTGGCGCCACTCCCTGCACACCCGCGAATTCGGCAGCCACCTCACCAACGTCCTGCGCTGCCTGCAACTGCAGGCCCACGGCTATCAGGTGAGCGTGACCGAGCTGGTCGGCTGGGAACACTCGATGAAAAACGAGCTCATCATCGCCCGTTTCAAGGATCTCCCCCGCCGCCATCCCGCCGAACGCCTCCGCGAGCTCCTCGGGACCCTGGGGCTCGAGGAGCTGGAGGGGCGGTTTCTGACTCCGGAGTAAGCGTCGCTGCGACCCCTCTCCGGGGCTCCTCGTGCCGCTCCCCGGAAAATCCGCCATTTTGCTCGCCGACTGTGCTAGGATGTCCGTTCGCTGGATTTTTCCTTTTGTTAACGCAACACGCGAGAGTTCCGATGAAAATAGAATGGTACCCGGGGCACATGGCCAAGGCCCGCCGTCAGATCATCGAGGTGATGGCCACCATCGACGTGGTCATCGAGGTCATCGACGCCCGTCTCCCCGCCTCCAGTTCCAACCCCCTCCTGGCCAAATTGCGGGGGGTCAAACCCTGCATCAAGATCCTCAACAAGAACGACCTCGCCGACCCGGAAGTCACCCGGGCCTGGGTGCGTCATTTCGAAGAGGAGTCCAATGTGCGGGCCCTCCCCCTCGAAGCGAAGCAGCGCACCGAGGTCGCCCACATCCCCACTCTTTGCCGGGGGATGGTCTCCCGTCCCGGCAAGCCGTGGAAGTCGCTGCGGGTCATGGTGATGGGGATTCCCAACGTCGGCAAGTCGACCCTGATCAACACCCTGGCCGGCAAGCGCATGGCGCGCATCGGCGACAAACCCGCCATCACCACCTGCCCGCAGCAGATCGACCTGCGCAACGGCATCTTCCTTTCCGATACCCCGGGACTCCTCTGGCCGGTCATGAGCGATCAGCGGGGGGCCTACCGGCTGGCGACCAGCGGCGCCATCGGCGACAGCGCCATCGACTATGCCGATGTCGCACTTTTTGCCGTCGCCTTCATGATGCGCCGCTATCCCGATCTCCTCTGCGCCCGCTACGACCTGCAGGCACTTCCTGAGAGCCCCACGGCCGCTCTCGAGGAGATCGGCCGCCGCCGCGGCTGCCTGGTCGGGGGCGGAGAGATCAACCTGCAGCGGGCCGGCGAGGCCTTTCTCCGCGATCTGCGCGGCGGGAGGATCGGCCGGGTCTCCCTCGAAGAACCGGGGGAGGAGATTGTTGCCGAGGCCGCTCCGGAGGAGGGGAATGGGTACGCCCCCCTTTAACTGCCGGCGCTGCGGGCACTGCTGTCTCACCCTGGTCGACGCCTTTGCCGGCTGCGTCTCGGCGGCCGACCTCGCCCGCTGGAGGGGAGCCGGGCGGCCGGACATCCTCTCCCGGATCGAGAGTCTCGACCTCGGCCGGGGGAACGTTTTGCACCTCGCCTGGGTCGATCCCCTCACCCGGGACGACGTCGAGCGCTGTCCCTGGCTTGCCGAGCTCCCCGACGGCGGCGGCTTTGGCTGCACCATCGAAGCGATCAAGCCCGACCACTGCCGCGCCTACCCCGAGGATGAAAGCCACGCCCGCCAGACCGGCTGCCCCGGAGCGGCCTTTCCCCCCGAAAATTGATTCATCCGCCGTCCGTCGCAATTTTTTTTACAGGAGACAGGATGCAGGCCAAGGAACTGGCAAAGAAAATCAAGAGCAACTCGGCGCCCTGCGTCATCGACGTGCGCAGTGGCTTCGAATTCCGCTCGGGGCATATCCCCGGGGCGCTCCATACCCCTGCCTGGCGGATTCTGCTGCGCCTCTCCCCCCTCCCCGGGGACAAAAAGACGTCGCTCGTGGTGACCTGCGAACACGGCCCCCGTGCCCAGATCGCCGTCTCCCTCCTGAAGCTGGCCGGATATCCTGACATCGAGCTCCTTGATGGGCACATGGCAGGGTGGCGTCGCGGCGGACTTCCTCTGGAAAAATAAACTGCGCTCAACCGGCAGCGATTCCGGGAGAGGGGAACAAAAAAGGGCAATGGCCGGAACACGCGTTCCGGCCATTGCCCTTTTTGCATTCTCTTTCAAAGAGTCGTCAGGCCGGGAAGGTGATTTCCAGCTGGCTTTCGCTGAGCTTGCGGACGCGGAGATTTTCCCGGAAGTGTTTCCCCACCCCCTGGACGAGGCCGACCAGGTAGTCGATCATGCCGCGGCCGGAGCGGTACTCCATCAGCAGGGTGTTGTCGTCCTTCCACTTGTAGCCGAAGCGGGGGGGGCGCGCCGATTCGATGTTCATGGTCACGTTCTCGTGGATCTGATCCATCTTCAGCAGCAGTTCCCGGGCGGTTTTGGAGCCGCGGAAGTAGGCCTTGTAGATCCTCTGGCAGAACTCGTTGACCCAGTAGTCGCCGAAGGCTTCGGAGGCCTGGCGTTTGCTGATGTTGAGCGTGGTGCAGGTGGCGTCGAAAATTTTCATGGCGACGCGGTCGTCGATGTCCTGGCTGGCGAGAAAACGGGTGTTGCCGGGCAACCCGGCGTTCACCAGGGTCGCCTCCCACTTGGGCTTGCCGTACCCTTCGCTGATCATGCTCTCGAGACAGTTGATGATGACGGCCTTCACTGGGATACCTCCTTTGAGTGCGGTTGAAGAAATGTCGGAACTTTGCGGCGGTTTGTCCTGCGGCGGGAAGTAGACGGCTTGTGAAAGGAAAAAATCTTTTAAAATCAGTGGGGAAGAGAGTAACTCATCCTTTCCTTTGTGGGACCTGTCATATCTTACAGGGGCGGTAAGTATCCATTGTCGGCGATCATGGCCTGTGCTTTTCTGGCCGAGGGAAATGATGACGGGTGGAGGACCGGACGTCCTTTGCGGCCGACTTTTTCCCGGAGACGCAGCAAAGGAGCCTTATCATGAGCAAACTCGAGGATGTTCGAAGTGTCGATCCCGCCGCCCTGGCCATGCTGGCCGTGGCGGACCGGGAGGGGTACGAAACCGTCTGGGACCGCTTGAAGCAGCAGCAGCCCCAGTGCCGCATGGGGCAGACGGGGGTCTGCTGCCGGATCTGTTCCATGGGCCCCTGCCGGATCAATCCCTCGGGGAAGAAGCCCGACCGGGGGGTGTGCGGGGCCGATGCCGACACCATCGTCGCCCGCAACCTCATCCGGATGATCGCCGCCGGCGCCTCGTCCCATTCGGATCACGGCCGCAAGCCGGCCATCCTCCTCCGGGAGATCGCCGCCGGGCACAACGCCGACTACGGGATCAAGGATCCGGAGAAACTCCTGGCCGTCGCCGCCCGGCTCGGCATCGCCGTCGAGGGGCTCAGCCTCCTGGAGGTGGCCGGGGAGGTGGCCGAGGTCTCCCTTGAGTGCTTCGGCAAACAGGACGGCGAGCCGATCCGCTTTCTCCAGCGCTACATGCCGGCCCGCCGCCAGGAGCGCTTCCAAAGGCTCGAAACGGAAATTGCCGCCTCTACCGGGAGGCGCCCGGGGTTCCTGCCGCGGAGCATCGACCGGGAGCCGGTGGATGTGCTGCACCGCACCACCTTCGGCACCGACCACGATCCCCTCTCGCTGTTGATCCAGGGGGTGCGCTGCGCCCTGGCCGACGGCTGGGGCGGTTCGATGATCGCCACCGAGCTCCAGGATGTCCTATTCGGCACGCCGCGGGCCAAGGCGGCCCAGGCCAACCTGGGGGTGATCGACGCCGACTATGTCAATATCCTCGTCCACGGCCACGAGCCGATCTTTTCCGAAAAACTCATCGACTGCTCCCTCGGGGAAGAGATGCAGGCGGTCGCCCGGGAGCACGGCGCCAAGGGGGTCAAGGTCATCGGCATGTGCTGCACCGTCAACGAGGTCCTGATGCGCAAGGGGGTGGCGGTGGCGGGGAATCACCTGCACCAGGAACTGGCGGTGATGACCGGCGCCATCGAGGCGGTGGTGGTCGACGTCCAGTGCATCCTGCCGTCGATGGTCAACCTCACCCGTTGTTTTCACACCCGTTTCATCACCACCAGCGACCAGGCGATGTTTCCCGGGGCGATCCATATCCAGTACGACGAGCAGAACGCCCGCCGGGTTTCCGAAGAGGTGGTGCGCACCGCCATCGCCGCCTTTTCCGACCGCAACCCCGCCAAGGTCTCCATTCCCCAGGAGGTGATGGAGGCGCGGGTCGGCTACGGCGTCGAGGAGCTCTCCCGTCACCTCGGGGGGGATCTGCACCCCCTGGCCGTGGCCCTGGCCGACGGCACCATCCGGGGGATCGTCGGCATCGTCGGCTGCAACAATCCCAAAATCACCCAGGACTACCTCCACGTCGGTCTGGCCCGGGAACTGATCCGGGAGGGGGTCCTGGTTGTCGGCACCGGCTGCTCGGCCATCGCCGTGGCCAAGGCCGGCCTGATGGGGCTGGAGGTGGCCGACCAGGCCGCTGCCGGGCTGCGCGACTTCTGCCGACGCCACAACCTCCCGCCGGTGCTGCACATGGGATCCTGCGTCGACTGTTCGCGGCTGCTGGTCCTCTTCAGCGACCTGGCCGAGCGCCTCGATCTCGACGTTTCGGAGCTGCCGGTGGTCGGTTCGGCGCCGGAGTGGACCACGGAGAAGGCCCTGACGATCGGCACCTATTTCGCCGCTTCCGGGGTTCCCGTGCATCTCGGCCATATGCCGCCCATTGCCGGGAGCTCCACCGTCACCCGGATCCTCACCGAGGATCTGCGGGGACTTCTCGGCGGGTACTTTTTTGTCGAGGGGGAGCTGCTGCCGGCCACGGCGGCCATCCTCGCCGTTCTCGATGAGCGCCGGGCCCGGTTTCTGTCCAAAGAGGAGGATCTCCCGGCGGATCTGGCGAGTTAGAGGGGAAAGTGACCAATTTTGACCACCCCCGGGGAAAGAGAGGGAAACCTGGCCCTTCATCCGCTGAAAGAAAAGCCCAAGGGTCCGTATTTGCGGGTTTTTATGGTTTGATTAAAATAATGTGGACGGCCGACATTTGGGATTATTTTTTGCAAGTCTTGCGGCACTCCGGCCGGGATGCCCCCCGGTCCGCAACGGATTATTTCTAGGAGTTGTTTCATGTCATTCCAGTGGAAAATGATCGGCATCGTCGTCTCAGCGGCTCTCCTTCCGCTCCTGGTGGTTCTGGCCCTGACCACCCACTATTCCATGAAGGCCCAGGAGGAAACGGTCGCCGCCGCCGAGCGGATGGTAGACGCCGATCTCGAGCATACGATTGCCGGACTTCTGCGCCTGGCCGACGCCAATCAGGCCGCCCTGAAAGAGCAGCGCCAGGCGGCGGTAAGGAACTATCTCCGTTCCCTGGCCGACAGTCTCTACCAGAGGGTCGAGGCGATTCACCGCCGCGAATCGGGGGGCGCGGCGCAGGAGGCGATTCGGCGCGAAATCCTCTCTCCCCGCATCGGCGGCAGCGGCTATGCCTTCGGCCTGAACAGCCAGGGGGTGTTGACGGTTCATCCGAAGAGTGAAGGAACGTCCCTGGCAGGGGAGGCGCACATCGATGAAATGCGGGACAAGAAGGAAGGGTTCATCACCTATCACAGTGTCACCGCCGGGCGTGACAAGGCCGTCTACTACCGCTATTTCCAACCCCTCGACCTGATCATTGCCCCGGGGGTCTTCGTCGACGAACTGGAGAGCCTCTACGATCTCCAGGGGGAGGCGGCGGCCTTTTCGCGGTTTGTCAACGGCCTGCAGCAGCTGCGCATCGGCGAACTGGGATATATCTGGGCTGTTTCCGTCGCCGACGGCCGGTCCGAGGGCTTTGCCGCCAGTCCGACGGGAGCAGGCGGGAAGGCCCTTCCCCTTCCCGAGGAGGACAGCGGCGGCACTCCCTTTCTGCAGCCCCTCGTCGATCGGGCCCTGTCTCTTCCTCAAGGGGAATACGGCGAATTGTGGCTCGATCTGGTCAATCCCCTGGACGGCCAAAAGCATCGCATGATGTATCGCTTCACCTATTACCCCCCCCTGAATTGGGTCATCGGCGCCGCCGTTGCCGAGGAGGAGGTTCTCGGCGCCGCGACCCGGGTCGGTGCGTCCTTCAGCGCCATGGAGAAGTCGATCCTCACCGGCTCGGCGGTGCTGGCTCTTCTGGCCTGTCTTGCCGCCTCCCTCTTCGCCAGGACTCTGAGCCGCCCGGTGCAGCAGGTGGCGGCGGTGGTCAAGAGGGTGGCCAAGGGCGATTTTACCTGCCGGCTCAACCTGCAGCGGCGGGATGAAATCGGCCAGCTTGCAACGGCGCTCGACGGCATGTCGGAGCATTTGCATCGCACCGCCGAACTGGCCGAGGAGATCGCCCGGGGGAATCTGGCGGTGACGGTGGTGAGGGCGTCGGAGGAGGATCAGCTCGGGCTGGCCCTCGGCAACATGGTGGGGACGCTCAATAACGTTATCGGCGAGGTGAAGGGGGCGATGGAAAACGTCACCTCGGGAAGCCGGGCCCTCAACGACGCTTCGCAGGAGATGTCCCAGGGGGCCACCGAGCAGGCGGCGGCGGCCGAGGAGGCGGCGGCCTCCATCGAGCAGATGGAGGCAAACATCCGCCAGAATGCCGAAAATGCCCGGAAGACCGAGCAGCTCGCCGTCAAGGCCGCCGGGGACGCCGAGGCGAGCCTGGAGGCGGTGGGCGACACCATGACGGCGATGAAGCAGATCGCCGAAAAGATCATGATCGTCGAGGAGATCTCCCGGCAGACCAACCTCCTGGCCCTCAACGCCGCCATCGAGGCGGCGCGGGCCGGGGAGCACGGCCGGGGATTTTCGGTCGTTGCCGCCGAGGTGCGCAAGCTGGCCGAGCGCAGCCAGCTGGCGGCGGTGGAAATCAACGGGCTGTCGATCTCGAGCGTCGATGTGGCGGCCAGGGCCGGCCTGATGCTCGAAGCGATGGTTCCCGACATTCAGAAGACCGCGGAACTGGTGCAGGAGATCGCCGCCGGCAGCAGGGAACAGACGATGGGGGCCGGGCAGATCGGCAAGGCCATCGGGCAGCTCGACCTGGTCATCCAGCAGAATGCCACCGTCGCCGAAGAACTGGCGGCCACCTCGGAAGAACTCTCCAGCCAGTCGATGCAGCTCCTCGAAACGATGACCTTCTTCTCCACCGGAGACCTCGTTGAGGCCCCCGAAACACCCCGGACGCGTCCGGGGGGACAGTCCTTGCAGATCGCAGGCTCCTAACGTCAAAGGGACCGCCCCTCCGTGGCGGTCCCTTCTCCCTTCTCCCTTCTCCCTGTTCTATTCCCGCACGTAGGTGTCGATATCGGTCTCGTGCACCATCGCCATCATATGGGCGTATTCCGATTCGACGATCTGGTAGTGGCGGTCTTCGTCCCGCGCCAGCTTCTCATAAACCGTCCTGATTTCGGGGTCGTTGCAGGCCGCGGCGAGACTGCGGTAGGTATCGCGGTTCTCTTCTTCGAGGCGCATCGCCAGTTCCATGACCCTGCGGCTGGCAATCTCCGGGTCGAGCCCCGTTTCGAGGGCCTTGATCAGGGGGGACTCGATGTGGGGGGGGAGGGCGAGAAAGGAGCGGACATCGCCGATCTCTTCTCCGCTGTAACGGGAAAAGAGACTTTCGATGTGTCCCTGCTCTTCTGCGATGAGGGTTTCCAGAGCCCTCCGCGACCGTTCCCTGGTCACTCGGGAGGCCGCTTCGCGGTAAAAATCGAGTCCCTCCTTTTCGTGGAGCAGGCACTCCTTGAGGATCTCCTGGGTCTGTTTCTTCATGGCTGTCTCCTTTTCTGCCGCGCGTGTTATTCTGATAACAAGCCGCCCCTGCCTTGTCCTGTAGTCCCGGTTCCCCTGGGGTTGGTTCCCTTAAATTGTAACCGCGAAATTTCGTTTGTCCCGGGGCGGTTCGGCGCCCCTCTTGGGCCGCAGGAGGCAAGAAACGAGTGCATCCCTTGATCGGGTCTGCTATAGTACCCCGTTCTGCCCCCGGGGGCGATCCATCATCAATTGATCCGGAGCCGCAATGGACGAGGAATTCGAAGAATATCTGGAAGAAGAGGACGATGAAACCCTGGAGATGGCGCAATTCGCCCTCGACCGGGGAGACGACCTGACCGCCCTCGATCTGGCCGAGGAGTATCTCGAGAGTCATCCCCTCGACGTGGAGGCTCTCAATATCTGTGCCGTAGCCGCCTCCAATCTCGACGACAACCCCAAGGCCCTGGCTCTCTATCAGAAAGCCCTGCGTCTCGATCCGAAAAACGGCGCCATCCACCACAACTACGGAGTCCTCCTCGATCGCATCGAGGCGTATGAGGAGGCCCTGGTACATTTCCGCCGCAGCCTCGAACTGCAGCCGGATTTCCCCGAGGCCTACATCAACATGGGGAACGCCCTCGATGAACTGGGGCGGATCGAAGAGGCGTTGCAGATGTACGACCAGGCCCTGCGGCGGATGCCCGATGCTCCGGACGTCTACTACAACAAGGGGTATGCCCTCAACCGGCTCGGCCGCTTCGAAGAGGCGGTCGGCAGTTTTCATAAGGCCCTCGAGATTAACCCTTCCGATCCCGCTTCCCTCAACGGCCTCGGCTTCGCCCTCGGCGGTCTCGGCCGCGACGAGGAGGCGGTGGCCACCTACCGCAAGGCGATGGCCAAGGACGACAAGATTCCGACCTATCACTACAATTGCGCCCTCTCCCTGGCCCGTCTCCATCGCCCTGATGAGGCGCTGCAGGAATTTTCCGCCGCGCTGGCCATCGATCCCGAGTTTTACGAGGCCTATATCGAACGAGCGAACCTCTTCACCGACCTCGGCCGTTTTGCCGATGCCCTGGAGTCGCTCGACGCCGCCGAAAAGCTCGAACCCGAGAGTCCCGAGCCCCCCTTCTACCGCGGGGTGATACTGGAAAAACTCGGCGATCCGGCGGGGGCTCTGGTGGCTCTGGACGAAAGTCTGAGCCGCGATCCCGAGTCGATCTACACCCTGAACAACAAGGGGAACGTCCTTATGGACCTCGGCCGGCTGGACGAGGCGCTCTCCTGTTTCGATGCCATTATCGAGCGGACTGCCGCTTACCCTCTGGCCTACTACAACCGCGCCTGCGTCTTCGCCCGGCGCGGCAAGGTGCAGGAGGCGGTGCGGGAGCTGGCGAAGGCTTCGGCCCAGGAGGCGCAGTTTCTCGCCGATGCCCTGCAGGACCCTGATTTTGAAGGGATTCGCGACAAGGCCTCATTTGTGCGGCTGCTCAATCGCAGGAAGGCCGGATAGCCGGATCGAAGGATCTGACCATGATCGAGACCGTCCTCCCCGTCCGGGGGATGAAGTGTCAGAAATGCGCAAGCAAGGTTCACGCGGCTCTTGCCCCCCTCGCCGGGGTCGGGACGGTCGAGGTCGATCTCGCCGGCTGTTGCGCCCGGATCCTTCACGACCCGCTGTCCGTGGACGGGCCGGCCCTGGCCGCCGCCATAGAGGAGGCGGGGTTCCGGGTCGCCGCGGTCCCCGGAGAGGGGGCGCCCCTCCCTGAACCGTCGGTCGTGCCCGGAGGAGAGGCCGTTCGCATCACCCTGCAGCTTGGCGGCATGAGCTGCGCCAACTGCGCCCGAACCATCGAACGGAGGGTGGCCCTGTTGGCGGGGGTGCAGTCGGTCTCTGTCAATTTCGCCACCGAAAAACTGGTCGCCGCCTGTGATCCCGACCGTCTCGGTGCCGAGACCCTGATCGCCAGGATCGCCGATCTCGGCTATCCTGCCCGTCTTCCCGCGGCACAGGGGGAGGACGGCAGGCTGAAATTCGCCATTCAGGGGATGCATTGTGCGTCCTGCGCCGCAACGATCGAGAAAAAACTCCGGAGCCTGCCGGGGATGGGCGCGGCGACGGTCAATTTCGCCGAGGAGACGGCAACCGTCGTCTTCGACCCGCAGCGTCTCGACCGGCAGGAGATCTTCTCCGCCGTCGAGGAGGCCGGCTATGCGCCCCTGGCGCGGCGGGGGAGCGCCGAGGAGGAGAGCGAAGCCCGCAGCCAGCGCCGCTGGCTGATCCTTTCGGCTCTTCTGACCCTGCCGATCCTCCCCCTGATGTACTTCCTCCCCTGGGGCGAGGCCACCGTCTACCTCATCGCCCTCCTGGCCACCTCCGTTCAGTTCAGCGCCGGCCTCACCTTCTACCGTGGCGCCTGGACATCCCTGAAAAACGGCAGCGCCAACATGGATGTACTGGTCGCCCTGGGGATCAGTGCCGCCTACGGCTACTCGCTGGCGGCCCTTTTGGGGGTCTTCGGGCTCACCGGGACGGTCTTTTTCGAAACCGGCGCCATGCTGATCACCTTCATCCGATTCGGCAAGTGGCTCGAGGCCCGGGCCAAGGGGAGGGCAAGCCAGGCGCTCAAGGCGCTGCTGCAGCTTCGCCCCGACCGGGCGCGGTTGCTCCTTGACGGCCGGGAGCAGGACGTCCCCGTCGGCCGGGTCAGGGTCGGGGATCGGGTGGTGATTCTTGCCGGCGAGAAGATTCCCGTGGACGGCGAAGTCCTCGAGGGGGAATCGGCGGTCGACGAGGCGATGGTCACCGGAGAAGCGGTCCCCCGCGACAAATCCCCCGGTGATGCCGTGACCGGCGCCACCATCAATCAGACCGGCCGCCTGGTGGTGAAGGCGACGCGGATCGGCGAAGAGACGGTGCTGGCTCAGATCGTCCGCATGGTCGAGGACGCCCAGGGGGACAAGGCGCCGATTCAGCGTCTGGCCGACGCCGTCTCCAACCGCTTCGTCCCGGCGGTGGTATCAATCTCGGTCCTGACTTTTCTCGTCTGGTACCTTCTGCTCGATGCCCCCTTTATTTTCGCCTTCAAGATGGCCATCGCCGTACTCGTCATTGCCTGCCCCTGTGCCCTGGGTCTGGCGACGCCGACGGCGATCATGGTCGGCAGCGCGGTGGGGCTCTCCGCCGGCATCCTTTTCAAACGGGCCTCGGTCCTGGAAAATATAGCCCGTCTCCAGATTCTCCTCCTCGACAAGACCGGTACCCTGACGACGGGGGAATTTTCCGTCAGCGACCTGATCCCCGTTCCCGGCGGCGATCCCCGGGAGCTGCTGCGGCTGGCGGCGGCTCTCGAGTCGACCAGCAACCATCCCCTGGCCAGGGGTGTCGTCGCCCGAGCCAGGAGGGAAGGGATCGAGCTCCCGGCGGTCAGCGGGGCGCGGGAAGTCGCCGGACACGGCCTCCTCGCCGAGGTCGAGGGCGGGACGCTGCTGGCCGGCAACCAGCGGCTGATGGAGCGCGAAGGGGTCGATGTCGCTCCCCTCTCCGCCGAGGCCTCCGCCCTGGGAGCCGTGGGCAAATCGCTGATTTATCTCGCCCGCAACGGAATCCTCCTCGGGGTTCTCGGGCTTTTCGACACCCTCAAGGACAACGCCGCC
This region includes:
- a CDS encoding TlpA family protein disulfide reductase translates to MKCLTRRLAVGLMVLFFGLPLGSAAAAPVDTGEPFPVVALPAPADPAERAYLGLDKEGPFTLDQVEGKVVLVELLNVLCPHCRKQTGPYNELYRMIEGDPVTRGRIKMLGVAVANSDEQIEDFVDIYAVAFPVVSDRSFALHRALRAGPTPFSLYVLRDAPGEVGVVAGTALGEDEGMEALFDFLKEMLTMKTADLIPLAEGSTEAVASLEPPQTEGEVAARIEGALASLGDKVKGVRRVSLPSGRRVYAARVRRSGEWETIFAEVTSRSAICDVCHNVHFFYLFDSKGKILAFEPLHLTKYGNAEWNKGEVDHFAKRVVGRSMTGLWNFDPKVDAVTSATMTSAIIFDNFDQGRQLLDELKAAGEL
- a CDS encoding phosphotransacetylase family protein, with amino-acid sequence MARKIFISATGQDCGKTTTSLSLLYQARKKYSRIGFIKPIGPKPIDFLGRRIDTDPAMIAKVFGLEHLIDFMCPVVVEPGMTHRMIEGKISVVELEGRILQAVERLEQECDFLVIEGAGHSGVGSVLGLSNARVAALLGAPVLMVTGGGLGSVIDSVCMNLALYRECGSEVRLLVANKLIPEKRDKTMHHLRLAFKDAGLGVIGGFNYQPVLANPTLKRIAHVLGIPVNGNAADLMRIVHHVQIGAASTQRVVDMLEEDTLLIVTSSRDELLVTLSNLYAHPEYRAQIAGLVIPGVVPISKITQQILDSSGLPYLRTTMRTDSVFLAIHEDVSKLTPEDAEKIVLIHKLAEKRFDFDYIDRLFSE
- a CDS encoding class I SAM-dependent methyltransferase, giving the protein MSEKHDIRPGQSIELLKELHILTRDGQLNQDSRRKLKQVNHLYQFIEPLLQEVLQERSAIRLVDHGAGKSYLGFILYDLFFKTRSDESRIYGIETRDELVQKSRELSARLNFPGMSFYNLSVAEATESVSLPETVDVVTALHACDTATDDAIAFGLKKKAQFLVLVPCCQAEVATALRRTKAAALARGPLAEIWRHSLHTREFGSHLTNVLRCLQLQAHGYQVSVTELVGWEHSMKNELIIARFKDLPRRHPAERLRELLGTLGLEELEGRFLTPE
- the ylqF gene encoding ribosome biogenesis GTPase YlqF; protein product: MKIEWYPGHMAKARRQIIEVMATIDVVIEVIDARLPASSSNPLLAKLRGVKPCIKILNKNDLADPEVTRAWVRHFEEESNVRALPLEAKQRTEVAHIPTLCRGMVSRPGKPWKSLRVMVMGIPNVGKSTLINTLAGKRMARIGDKPAITTCPQQIDLRNGIFLSDTPGLLWPVMSDQRGAYRLATSGAIGDSAIDYADVALFAVAFMMRRYPDLLCARYDLQALPESPTAALEEIGRRRGCLVGGGEINLQRAGEAFLRDLRGGRIGRVSLEEPGEEIVAEAAPEEGNGYAPL
- a CDS encoding YkgJ family cysteine cluster protein; protein product: MGTPPFNCRRCGHCCLTLVDAFAGCVSAADLARWRGAGRPDILSRIESLDLGRGNVLHLAWVDPLTRDDVERCPWLAELPDGGGFGCTIEAIKPDHCRAYPEDESHARQTGCPGAAFPPEN
- a CDS encoding rhodanese-like domain-containing protein, whose protein sequence is MQAKELAKKIKSNSAPCVIDVRSGFEFRSGHIPGALHTPAWRILLRLSPLPGDKKTSLVVTCEHGPRAQIAVSLLKLAGYPDIELLDGHMAGWRRGGLPLEK
- a CDS encoding heme NO-binding domain-containing protein; translated protein: MKAVIINCLESMISEGYGKPKWEATLVNAGLPGNTRFLASQDIDDRVAMKIFDATCTTLNISKRQASEAFGDYWVNEFCQRIYKAYFRGSKTARELLLKMDQIHENVTMNIESARPPRFGYKWKDDNTLLMEYRSGRGMIDYLVGLVQGVGKHFRENLRVRKLSESQLEITFPA